Within Vicia villosa cultivar HV-30 ecotype Madison, WI linkage group LG1, Vvil1.0, whole genome shotgun sequence, the genomic segment AAGGCTACAGTGAGAAACGTTTTTTAAATGTAAAAGCTGTGTTGGCTAAGCTCTACTCAATCAGTGTGTCATATTAtatgactcatatatatatatatatatatatatatatatatatatatatatatatatatatatatatatatatatatatataagttgaaGAAATGAGTGAGTATATTAAATAATGGAACAATGAGTTGTTCCATTCCATTGAATTAAGCTATCCAAATAATGAATGCAGCCAACTAACTAGACTTTCATAGCTTCTTTATTTGCTTAGTCAAATTGTCTTTCTGATTGAAAATCTCCAACAAGATGGAACAAGGtagtattttttttctctttcattttctcCACACTACATAAATATTATGTTTGTATAATAACATGAATAAACTACAACTTCAACATATACTGTTTTTCAGATGGTTATGGCAAAGCCATCCGCCTCACACATGTTCTGGCTGCCTCCTTTGCTGGTTTGATTGCTGCTGCCGCCGCCTCGCGCTACCGGAAGCAAGCTTCAACGGTGGTTGTAGATGATAAGATCATTCCTAAAGCGGATAGATCAAAATCTGGACGTATTGAAAAGATAGAAAAATTCTCCCACTATGTTGGTATGtgtgtttttattttcttgagaATTTTCTTGCTGGCTAGCTAATGGTCATTCctttttcattcaaaaaaaaaagtttacaaCACAAATGTAAGGTTGTTACTTGTTGTGCTCAAATCATAGATAAGATATTCTTACCCAAAAAGATTGTTTAAAAACtgttaatagtaaaaaaaataaaaaaataaaaggaaaattattttggaacaattatttatttatccAATTTATCTTCATCATTAAGTAGGGCCGGCCACAGCACATGTTAATATTTGTCTAAAGTAGTAATGTTCATCAACAAGTAGGGCCTCTAACGTTTTTCTCAAATAGGCTAATATTAGATATTTAATGTTTGGAGTAAAATTGTCAAAAAGAGGCATTTGGTAAAAGTTAATTttctattaaaataattttgcattttaaaaactcaaaaaaattaaatatatattaattttagtaaaaattattattaatagtacaAAATATTTCTTTAATATTGTTTCTTTTAGATTTTAACGTGTAATTACACAATGTGAatattataaatgaaaataatattgaaATATGGTTGAGAAATTTCACCTAAAAAAATAAGGCTTATGATTCAAGAATCTATTATTTTACAACTGAATATTTGATGAATTCATAGTTTTACATTGGCTTGTATGTGTGAGTGTGCAGCAAGGCAAATGGGATTTGAAGATTATAGTGAGGTCCCAGAGCTATGCATACTTGCCCAACAATACCTACAAAAATCTAAAGATTGTGACCAAAGCATATTTGAATATCTTGCCAATGAAAAAGATTCTGAATCTCTCTATGTCAAACTGGTTGATGAGTTTGAGAGATGCATTCTCAGTTACTTTGCATTTCACTGGAAACAAGCTCCATTTGTTATTAGTCAGGTTCACTTTCCATTCATTCcattattcttcccttgcatgtTAAGTGTtgttgagtattgagtatttCTTTCTTATCTAAATTATAGGTATTGAATACTCAGTCTCAGCAcaaaacaaaattgaaagaaaTTCTATTGGCAGCTACAAGGTAATTTTCTTTTGTGATTCCTTCAAATAGTTTCAAATTTGTTATAGTAAAGTGAGAATGACACTAAGTGATGTACATTTGACAGGAAGCAGAGATTTGAGAGAGTAACCAAGAATCTAAAGTTGACAAGAGTGTTTTCTACTTTGGTAGCAGAGATGAGAGTAATCGATGACGGCGGTAAAGGAGTCATGGTCCCGAAGGAACTCAGTGAGAGGAGTCCAGTGCTATTGTTCATGGGTGGTGGCATGGGAGCCGGAAAGAGCACCGTTCTTAAAGACATTCTTAAAGAGTAAGTATTACCATCCATTCTAATTCTACTATCACTGGATTATCATTGTGTGATGAATAAAATGGCTTTGGCAGATCATTTTGGTTAGGAGCATCTTCAAAGGCAGTGGTTGTTGAGGCAGATGCTTTTAAGGAGAGAGATGTTATATATAAAACCCTTAACTCTAGGGGTCACCATGATGACATGCTTCAAACTTCTGAATTGGTAAGCTTCTATGTCAATTGTCAACACTTTCATATAATGTTACCATGGTCATTGTATAAGTATGCTGTAAACTGGTCCAACTCTGAACAGGTACATCAATCTTCCATTGATGCTGCATCGTCTCTACTAGTGGCGGCTCTAAACAAAGGACGAGACGTGATCATGGACGGTACGTTATCATGGGAGCCTTTTCTGGAGCAGACTATTGCTATGGCAAGAAATGTTCACAAATGTAAGTACAGAATGGGGGTAGGGTATAAAGTAGCAGAGGATGGAACAATTACTGAAAATTACTGGGAGGAAGTGAATGAGACCGAAGAGCAAGCAGAAAATTCTAAAGCAGAACAACTCAGTTACAAACCTTACAGAATTGAGCTAGTTGGTGTGGTTTGTGATGGCTATCTCGCAGTTATTAGAGGCATTAGGTAAATATCTATATTTTGGTAGTGTGACTTTTGGTTATGATATATCATTTAACATTTCGAATTGGAACTTTAACAGGAGAGCTATTATGACAGGGAGGGCAGTGAGGGTAAATTCACAATTGAAATCTCACAAAAGATTTGCTAAGGCATTTCCAAAATATTGCAAACTTGTTGATAATGCAAGGCTGTTTTGCACAAATGGTGTTGGGGCTCCACCAAAGGTAAACataatcatttttttcttctctcttgTTATTATTAAAATGTCAAGAGGGTAATTTGCTTTTCATTAATAAAAGCAGCTTATAGGGTGGAAAGAGGGTGATCACAATCTACTAGTGGATCCAGAAGATATCAAAAGCTTGAACAATGTAGCAAATTTGAATGCTGAAGCTGATTCCATCTGTGAACTTCACATGGAACCTAGTCCATTAATGGAACCTGGTTCTGTTTGGAATGACTTTGTTCTGTCATCTTCAAGGTCTAGTGTTCAGAAAGAGCTAAGGAAATCCATTCATAAAATAGAGAAGTCAATCAGGAAAATATGACTTTTCTGccagaaccaagtgttactatctTGTGAAGTGTGATGctataaaaaatttgtttatttcaaTTCTATGATTTACTAAGACAAGAAAATGCTTCTTCTAAATTGGTGCAAATGAAATGCATTTGTAAAAATTATGTGAGTTGTGTTTGGAAAAACGATTTCTgttcaatatttaaaaaaacaaaacatcaGAATCAgcagatttttttttataagaatcaTCATATGTTAACAGACCCCTTAACTTATTCAATTTTAGAGAACTTCATACCAACAAATGTGTATACATATACATCTTATACTAACCATAATACTGTATAAGCAATTACATTCAGGACAGTGTCCACTTGCAAAATCTCGTTGAATTGAGAATGAACTTTTCAGTTGTTTGATCTGAACGAGCTACTACATTCTTCCAAATGAACTTTTCAGTTGTTTGATCTGAACGAGCTACTACATTCTTCCTCAATCAGCTGCAATCGCCATTGATGATTTACATAAGTGTCATGAATCCATAAAACTGTGATTCTTGACCTTCAACTACGTGAGGCAAACTCCTCAGGTTGGAAATTAATAGTATCATTTTCAACCTCACTATCATTTTCGACTTCACTATCATTTTCATTATTGTAGCTCTCAAGATATGTCTCATCTCCTTCCTCGTCGTCCTCCATctacatatataaatattaacacaaatataaaatgaaatatGGTTTCATGAATTCCTATAGTCCAGGAAGGGAGAGAGAGAAAGACCTCTGAGCTATCATCGTCTGTAGAATAAGCCGAATCTAATTTATTATACAGATCTTCATCTCCTTCCTCCTTTAGTTTTTCTATTTGTTCCTATAAAAAATGGTCCAGACCGAACAAGATCAGCAAACAGAGGTTTCCTTATAATATTCAACTTAGATTGCAATATGAGATGTAAAAAATGTATAGATCAGTATGACATACTATTTCGGATCTTAACTTCTCCACTTTACTTTGCAAAGTTGAAATGTGACTCGAAAGTGCCTGTTTGTCAACAAAATGAAGCAAGGAGCGTTTATTATGAACACGAAAAATAATGAAAGCATACTGGAACAAATAATAAAAGTACAACCATATACAGGAACATTTCTTTCATCGATTATTCACTCATAAATTTTAGTACATTATCTACATGAAGATTGAAACTATAAGAAATAAGTTTGAATGCATACCTCATGTCGTTGAAGCTCAATTGAACGTGCTAGAGCCTTTCTCTTTGTCAAAAGATTCTTCGGTCTCAACATTGAAGGACGTTTGTAATCCTTTCCTCGGTAAACAAGTATAGAATATCCTTTTGAAACTTTGTCAACTGAAACTAGAACACCACCACTCTCGGCTTCAAGAGCTAGTGCAATTTTTTTAATCTGTTCAAAGTTGCTAGCCTTCGCAATTATCTTGACCAGTTCCCGATACTTCCAATGCAAGTGCATGTTCTCGATAGTACCATCAAATACTCCACGTCTACCTGAAACCATGGATTACATTCATTATAAAACCACATAATTAAATTACCCTCACATATCATTATCAGGATTCAGATTTAATCTTAACATAAACTTTTTCTATTTGATTTCTTTCATAGAACCCTTAGAGCAAGAGGTGAAGTGAATCAAAGTGTTCCTAACAAAGAGTAAAGAAAATATTATCTATATGGAGCTCTACCCATAAGTAAGAAAGCTTTCATCCGCAATCCTAATTTGCGAAACATAAATCTCTCTTCATCGGTTATACTTTCTGGGTCTGCTCTGTTTTCTGATGGCTTCAAAGACACCTCCACCTTCATTAGGGCTTTTTCAGCTCTCTTTATCCTTCTTTCGGCCTGGTAAGCAAAAATCCAGGGATCACAATCATGTAAAGAATAGCAAAACCTCCGGTACCACTAAAAttgtaatatattatttaaaataaggaATGTCTAGAGTCTATATGAGAGAGTCTTCTTAAACACGTTCAAAAATCAAACGAATCTAACTGCTATAACTAAGATTTTAGACTAGTTGATAATATGGGTATTGACTTCATACATAAACTGGAAGGACTTACAAGTGAAAGCTTCTCTTCTAACTTTCTAACAAGGTTGGCGTGCCGTAATTGTTCTACTTCTCTCATTACTTTTTGCTTGTGACGCTCATCCAACGTCTTTCCCCATTTTGCATCTGCATCCAAAGTTTCACCAAGAGTCCCAGCCTCTGCTGACAACTCTGATGTATTAATAGCTGATAAGATCAATGATGACGCTCGCAATCTGGCATGCTCCTCCTCATCCTGCATTGCTTTTgccattctttctctctctagcaAAGCTTGAGTGACATCTGGTGATAAGAAATTCTTCCCGCGATAAAAGACCAAGAAGTCTTTATTTCTAGAGAGTATTATGCCACCTGTCAATTTCTGCATCcggtaattaaaaaaaaatattcatcaagAAATCATCACATAATGTAGTACAAATGCATATAACAAGATACCCGAGCATTTATGTGTGTTAAAAAGCCTACAACTTGATACTGATTATGATTACTGATATTTTATGTTAGCATCAAATTCCATCCTACACCAAGCTAATTACAAAAACAATCTAACCGACTTTTACACATCAATGCACATTATTTAGTTATCCATAATGTGAACATTAGGAAATGGCATACCAAGGATACATGAACATTGACAAAGTGCTAAAAAAAATGAAGCTACAAAAACAGAGTCAACAAATTTTATCAGtggaattgaaaaaaaaaacatgattaatCACCTTGATGTCTTCTGCCATTCTCTCACTAGTAGTTAGCTGCACACCACGTTTGAGTGCAACTTTTGCAATAGAACTTTTTTCCCACAATTTGACCATGGCTGCAGCTAAACCTTGAAGCTGCCTGTTTCTACCTACATTTCATGATTAACTTACGATCATAATGAAATTCTAAACTTCACATGCATAACGGAAAAAGATGACAAACCTAATGCGAAATGTGGAGGGAGTCCCCTAGCAATTCTTCGTAGAGCAGTTGCCTCCTTTAAACCAAGTGTCGGTCTCACTCCGAAAGGAAGAACTCTAAAAGGAGGTTCGTAACCAGGAACAGTTGGAGGAAGCATATCTGCGTCGACGGGTAATGGCTCACATCCAGACCAATCTGTATATCTAGGACCTAGACCATCAAGTAACTTGTCTACTTCATCTTCATAACTGACTTTTGGACGATTGACTTTTTCTTTATGATCATTTGTAGATTCCAATTTTTCCAATGAAGTATTTGTCTCGGAATTTGAAGTAAATTCAGAAGGTTTCACTGCAAATTTATTAGAAGACGTTGGTAGAAACTTCGATGAGTTTTCACTTTTACGATATAACTGTTTATTATGTTGTATTGAAGGATCCTTGTAGCTCACACCCCTGTACAAAGAAACGGAGTTGCCAGACCTCCAAATCACGATACCACCGGTTTTTCTCTGAATTTAGCATCAAGAATAAATGAGAGAACATAGCAACAATTATTGATAGTCAGAGATGGAGCTATAAAAGAACATTTGGAGAGACTCCAATGAACATTTAAAGTGGCTAACACATGTTAGACTATTACATAAAATCTTATAGTAtctattatattaatttagagtTTCTCTTAGGATCAGATTTTATAttacttatttttattataatttgatGTGTTTAGATTGAGTCTAGGTATCCCGTCCTTATAAATAGGGATTAATATTGAGTCTTTTGTATCAAATGAGTCTCAACTGAGTGTCAATATTATTTCAAATATTGATTATTTTCTCTCCCCTTTTATCTAAAATCTCATAACTCAAC encodes:
- the LOC131644335 gene encoding calmodulin calcium-dependent NAD kinase-like, which gives rise to MEQDGYGKAIRLTHVLAASFAGLIAAAAASRYRKQASTVVVDDKIIPKADRSKSGRIEKIEKFSHYVARQMGFEDYSEVPELCILAQQYLQKSKDCDQSIFEYLANEKDSESLYVKLVDEFERCILSYFAFHWKQAPFVISQVLNTQSQHKTKLKEILLAATRKQRFERVTKNLKLTRVFSTLVAEMRVIDDGGKGVMVPKELSERSPVLLFMGGGMGAGKSTVLKDILKESFWLGASSKAVVVEADAFKERDVIYKTLNSRGHHDDMLQTSELVHQSSIDAASSLLVAALNKGRDVIMDGTLSWEPFLEQTIAMARNVHKCKYRMGVGYKVAEDGTITENYWEEVNETEEQAENSKAEQLSYKPYRIELVGVVCDGYLAVIRGIRRAIMTGRAVRVNSQLKSHKRFAKAFPKYCKLVDNARLFCTNGVGAPPKLIGWKEGDHNLLVDPEDIKSLNNVANLNAEADSICELHMEPSPLMEPGSVWNDFVLSSSRSSVQKELRKSIHKIEKSIRKI
- the LOC131644334 gene encoding CRM-domain containing factor CFM3A, chloroplastic/mitochondrial; the protein is MALLPTRQLHPFLDSFHTSPNFNSLRFFTYTSSSIHKNSTFKTPIINFTYLAFKKPFFPCESFCTHTWLKRWNEPSSKHTRPKPPRAILGYSSSDDEDVGGSRMDRIVEKLKKFGYESDGVENRIDEGDVIEKGSVEDIFHVEEGMLPNTRGGFSPESPFGVGRFGSGGDGGGGEVRFPWEKPLVDEEVEERKSLRKKSKTSMAELTLPEAELRRLLKLSFMKKHKTRIGGGGVTRAAVEKIHERWKTSEIVRLKFEGDAALNMKRMHEMLERKTGGIVIWRSGNSVSLYRGVSYKDPSIQHNKQLYRKSENSSKFLPTSSNKFAVKPSEFTSNSETNTSLEKLESTNDHKEKVNRPKVSYEDEVDKLLDGLGPRYTDWSGCEPLPVDADMLPPTVPGYEPPFRVLPFGVRPTLGLKEATALRRIARGLPPHFALGRNRQLQGLAAAMVKLWEKSSIAKVALKRGVQLTTSERMAEDIKKLTGGIILSRNKDFLVFYRGKNFLSPDVTQALLERERMAKAMQDEEEHARLRASSLILSAINTSELSAEAGTLGETLDADAKWGKTLDERHKQKVMREVEQLRHANLVRKLEEKLSLAERRIKRAEKALMKVEVSLKPSENRADPESITDEERFMFRKLGLRMKAFLLMGRRGVFDGTIENMHLHWKYRELVKIIAKASNFEQIKKIALALEAESGGVLVSVDKVSKGYSILVYRGKDYKRPSMLRPKNLLTKRKALARSIELQRHEALSSHISTLQSKVEKLRSEIEQIEKLKEEGDEDLYNKLDSAYSTDDDSSEMEDDEEGDETYLESYNNENDSEVENDSEVENDTINFQPEEFASRS